The Fusobacterium necrophorum subsp. necrophorum genome has a window encoding:
- a CDS encoding tetratricopeptide repeat protein, producing MKKKVSTLGIYFLLTTLSFSGEREDFQRIDRLYKERNFDAALQQSVQYIKNYPSSSRILEMRNQVGKLYFIQKDYGKAREQFRAILSMEPSGSTRNETYYYLARIYAALGEQDQNRFALTQIKPSSSFYAKAHYESAIQYMEKMKYQEAIQLLAVPIHKKGDFYAESLLNTALAYFNQEDFVSSKKYLLEYSSVEQHKNRSLVEYLYGTMLYKENKLSDSIQRLEALVQQDSTSLYAKKAILTLIEIYSNQGDAAKVEEKLLKLQGTPEYNRAMTMIGDLYVSRQQYQKALEMYAKSNQQKDPRLLYGKAYSLYKLDRLQEALQAFEQLRSTDYYNQAIYHIFAIEYRLKNYQRILDNRDIMKRVVVTQTDNDNINTIIANAAYELGEYSLSKDYYGRLYAITPKKENLFRIILMDSKTMDLDDMARRFADYRKYYPTDTEFRKEITQAVGEAYYKAGKTEEAIAVYRNYLQEHYDLEITQALTVALLKEKRYGEMEEYLSKVPEGKENQYLRGIAAMGSGDHAQAEVYFYQILSKLEEGNSEIPKIQLNRVRNFFLMEKYSEVTKVGESYLSKFASGKERQEVLDKVALSYFRLGNYEKAREYNRQISDIAGFEEYGKFQIADTYYNEKKYQEAANRFQDLFTTYPNGSYAEQARYWYANCLAMLGNQAAFVEEKQNFMRDYPNSSFVETLSSLDKNLKSDLAKKKLEESIQNKKVKNAQAYVSQVQSPEDKAYYQAKVYDSQKKSDLARKEYEKLLQSAKYKDYANLQLGNYWYAKKDWKKAKQYYTTANSLGGAGNKDFVLYQLANLNSMEGRDQEALKLYRAVYKSYPGKYGVQAKTKAAEIFEKLGDEKSYLFLYQELSKVKEKQIKVYALEKLLYFALEKENMKEAKKYYESLKQQDAAKAKKYQDFFR from the coding sequence TTGAAGAAAAAAGTATCAACGTTAGGAATATATTTTTTACTTACAACATTAAGTTTTTCGGGGGAGAGAGAAGACTTTCAAAGAATTGATCGTTTGTATAAAGAAAGAAATTTTGACGCTGCTTTACAACAATCCGTTCAATATATCAAAAATTACCCATCTTCGAGTAGAATTTTAGAGATGAGAAATCAAGTGGGAAAACTATACTTCATTCAAAAAGACTATGGCAAAGCACGAGAGCAATTTCGTGCCATTTTATCTATGGAGCCGAGTGGAAGTACTCGAAATGAAACCTACTACTATTTGGCGAGAATTTATGCAGCTCTGGGAGAACAGGATCAAAATCGTTTTGCCTTAACTCAAATTAAGCCAAGCAGTTCTTTCTATGCAAAGGCTCATTATGAGTCCGCCATTCAGTACATGGAAAAAATGAAGTATCAGGAAGCCATTCAACTTTTGGCAGTTCCGATTCATAAAAAAGGAGATTTTTATGCAGAATCTCTTTTAAATACGGCTTTAGCCTATTTTAATCAGGAGGACTTCGTGTCTTCTAAAAAATATCTGTTGGAATATAGTTCTGTGGAACAACATAAAAATCGAAGTTTGGTAGAATATTTATATGGAACCATGCTTTACAAAGAAAATAAACTGTCCGACTCGATACAACGATTGGAGGCTTTGGTCCAACAGGATTCCACGAGTTTGTATGCCAAAAAGGCAATTTTGACCTTGATTGAGATTTACAGCAATCAAGGAGATGCTGCGAAGGTAGAAGAAAAATTATTAAAATTGCAAGGAACTCCGGAATACAACCGAGCGATGACCATGATAGGAGATTTGTATGTCAGCAGACAACAATATCAAAAAGCCTTGGAGATGTATGCGAAGAGCAATCAACAGAAGGATCCGAGATTATTATACGGAAAAGCATATTCTCTATATAAATTAGACCGTTTGCAAGAGGCTTTGCAGGCTTTTGAACAGCTACGTTCTACGGATTATTACAATCAGGCTATTTATCATATTTTTGCAATTGAATATCGTTTGAAAAATTATCAAAGAATTTTAGACAATCGAGATATTATGAAACGTGTCGTTGTCACACAGACGGATAATGACAACATCAATACAATTATTGCCAATGCCGCTTATGAATTGGGAGAATACAGTTTGTCGAAAGATTATTACGGACGTTTGTATGCCATTACTCCGAAAAAAGAAAATTTATTTCGTATTATACTAATGGATAGTAAGACAATGGATTTGGACGACATGGCAAGACGTTTTGCGGACTACCGTAAATATTATCCGACGGATACGGAATTTCGAAAAGAAATTACACAGGCGGTAGGAGAAGCCTACTATAAAGCAGGAAAAACGGAGGAAGCGATAGCAGTCTATCGAAATTATTTACAGGAACACTATGATTTGGAAATTACACAGGCTTTAACGGTAGCTCTTTTAAAAGAAAAACGTTATGGAGAAATGGAAGAATATCTTTCCAAAGTGCCGGAAGGAAAGGAAAATCAATATCTTCGAGGAATTGCTGCTATGGGAAGCGGAGATCATGCACAGGCGGAGGTATATTTTTATCAAATCTTATCTAAACTGGAAGAAGGAAACTCCGAAATTCCAAAGATTCAATTAAATCGAGTTCGAAATTTCTTCTTAATGGAAAAATATTCCGAAGTGACAAAGGTCGGAGAGTCCTATTTATCAAAATTTGCAAGTGGAAAGGAACGACAGGAAGTGTTGGACAAAGTGGCTTTAAGCTATTTCAGACTTGGAAATTATGAAAAAGCGAGAGAATACAACAGACAAATTTCTGATATTGCAGGTTTTGAAGAATACGGAAAATTTCAAATTGCGGATACCTATTATAATGAAAAAAAATATCAGGAAGCAGCTAATCGTTTCCAAGATTTATTCACAACTTATCCGAATGGAAGCTATGCGGAGCAGGCGAGATATTGGTATGCGAATTGTTTGGCAATGCTTGGAAATCAAGCTGCTTTTGTGGAAGAAAAACAAAATTTTATGAGAGATTATCCGAACAGTTCCTTTGTGGAAACTCTCTCTTCTTTGGATAAGAACTTAAAGTCGGATTTGGCGAAGAAAAAATTGGAAGAAAGCATTCAAAATAAAAAAGTAAAGAATGCACAAGCCTATGTCAGTCAGGTACAAAGTCCGGAAGATAAGGCTTATTATCAGGCAAAAGTCTATGATTCTCAAAAAAAATCGGACTTGGCGAGAAAAGAGTATGAAAAATTATTGCAGAGTGCAAAGTACAAAGATTATGCAAATCTGCAATTAGGAAATTACTGGTATGCAAAAAAAGATTGGAAAAAAGCGAAACAGTATTATACGACAGCCAATTCTTTAGGAGGAGCCGGAAACAAAGATTTTGTATTGTATCAGCTGGCAAATTTAAACAGCATGGAGGGAAGGGACCAAGAAGCTTTGAAATTGTACCGAGCGGTATACAAATCTTATCCGGGAAAATATGGAGTACAAGCCAAAACAAAGGCGGCAGAAATTTTTGAAAAGCTGGGAGATGAAAAGTCGTATCTTTTCCTATATCAAGAATTGTCGAAAGTCAAAGAAAAACAAATCAAAGTCTATGCTTTGGAAAAATTGCTATATTTCGCTTTGGAAAAAGAAAATATGAAAGAGGCAAAAAAATATTATGAAAGTTTGAAACAACAAGATGCTGCAAAGGCAAAAAAATATCAAGATTTTTTTAGATAG
- a CDS encoding RNA-guided endonuclease TnpB family protein translates to MANYVLTLALKTELWHKHILEKRLNIARMIYNACLCEILKRHRKMLNSLEYKEINNLDKKEQSKRYKELDKKYFISKFELNKYMKHMTQKFKKNIGSQMGQELAERAFATYEKLKYGKAKKVYFKSYGDFYSVREKGNITGLRFFKEDCCISWLGLKIPVIINKNDKYSQSCFLDKLLYCRLIKRVVNGKNKYYVQITFEGTPPKKHKIGEENEIGIDIGTSTIAIVSDKEVKLQILAENIGINEKEKTRLQRKLDRQRRANNPNKYNTDGTIKSNNKEKWKTSNSYLKTQLKLSNLQRKIAEKRKQSHTILANSILEIGTIVKVENMSFKGLQKRSKKNEISEKTGKFKKKKRFGKSLSDRAPALLLEIIDRKLGYIGKNILKVNTFKVKASQLNHETNEYEKKSLSKRWVEIVGNKIQRDLYSAFLIKNVKENLEEVNIEKAKKEFKNFVKLHNKEMERIKKSGVKTLKCMGF, encoded by the coding sequence ATGGCAAATTATGTATTAACACTGGCTTTAAAAACTGAACTTTGGCATAAACATATTTTAGAAAAAAGATTAAATATTGCTAGAATGATATATAATGCTTGTCTTTGTGAAATTCTTAAAAGACATAGAAAAATGCTAAATTCTCTTGAATATAAAGAAATTAATAATTTAGATAAAAAGGAACAATCAAAAAGATATAAAGAATTAGATAAAAAATATTTCATATCTAAATTTGAATTAAACAAGTATATGAAACATATGACACAAAAATTTAAAAAGAATATAGGCTCTCAAATGGGGCAAGAATTAGCTGAAAGAGCTTTTGCGACTTATGAAAAACTTAAATATGGTAAAGCTAAAAAAGTATATTTTAAAAGTTATGGAGATTTCTATTCTGTTAGAGAGAAAGGAAATATAACAGGGCTTAGATTTTTTAAAGAAGATTGTTGTATATCTTGGTTGGGATTAAAGATTCCAGTAATAATAAACAAGAATGATAAATATTCACAAAGTTGTTTTTTAGATAAGTTACTGTATTGTAGGCTGATTAAAAGAGTTGTAAATGGAAAAAATAAATATTATGTTCAAATAACTTTTGAGGGAACACCTCCTAAAAAACATAAAATTGGAGAAGAAAATGAAATAGGAATCGATATAGGAACATCAACAATAGCAATCGTTAGCGATAAGGAAGTTAAATTACAAATATTAGCAGAAAATATTGGAATAAATGAAAAGGAAAAAACAAGACTACAAAGAAAATTAGATAGGCAGAGAAGAGCAAATAATCCTAATAAATATAATACTGATGGTACTATAAAAAGTAATAATAAAGAAAAATGGAAAACAAGTAATTCCTATTTAAAAACACAGTTAAAACTTTCTAATCTACAGAGAAAAATCGCAGAGAAAAGGAAACAATCTCATACTATTTTAGCAAATAGTATACTAGAAATTGGAACAATAGTAAAGGTTGAAAATATGAGTTTTAAAGGTTTACAGAAAAGAAGTAAAAAAAATGAAATATCTGAAAAAACCGGAAAATTTAAAAAGAAAAAAAGATTCGGGAAATCATTATCTGATAGAGCACCTGCATTATTGCTTGAAATCATAGATAGAAAATTAGGATATATTGGAAAAAATATATTAAAGGTAAATACTTTTAAAGTAAAGGCAAGCCAATTAAATCATGAAACAAATGAATATGAAAAGAAAAGTCTATCTAAAAGATGGGTAGAAATAGTAGGAAATAAAATACAAAGAGATTTGTATTCAGCATTTTTAATAAAAAATGTAAAAGAAAATTTAGAAGAAGTGAATATAGAAAAAGCCAAAAAAGAATTTAAAAATTTTGTAAAATTGCATAATAAAGAAATGGAAAGAATAAAAAAAAGTGGTGTAAAAACATTAAAATGTATGGGATTTTAA
- the dnaB gene encoding replicative DNA helicase produces the protein MKSLEEISKVPHSLEAEQAILGGIFVEPDLFEEVLEIVSPEDFYKNIYSLIFRSMLEVYRESNEIDMVLIKNKLLQMHQFTEEQIHEELSNILENSFSAVNLKEYARLVKEKAILRRLGEAGRKITEIAYRDDRDAEDILDEAESIVLKVDQQKKGKEIISLREAAKIEFDRLERIEANQGETVGVTTGFSDLDRDTGGWNPSDLVIVAARPAMGKTAFALNLVLNAAKKGNKSILVFSLEMSTQQLYQRFMSIEAGVALSKIRNGHLDSKDWGRLGAATDIIGNYDITIADIPNVNVLEIRALARKIKSRQDLDMIVIDYLQLIRGSSARSESRQQEISEISRSLKSLARELDIPILALSQLSRSPESRPDKRPMLSDLRESGAIEQDADVVIFLYRDDYYNPESPDAGITEIIIGKQRNGPTATVKLRFFHELTKFANFTTRVD, from the coding sequence ATGAAAAGCTTGGAAGAAATTAGTAAAGTTCCTCATAGTTTGGAAGCGGAACAGGCAATCTTAGGAGGGATTTTCGTAGAACCGGATTTATTTGAAGAGGTTTTGGAAATTGTTTCTCCGGAAGACTTTTACAAGAATATATATTCCCTTATTTTTCGTTCTATGTTGGAAGTATACAGAGAATCCAATGAAATTGATATGGTATTGATTAAAAATAAATTGTTACAAATGCATCAATTCACGGAGGAACAAATCCACGAAGAACTTTCCAATATTTTGGAAAATTCTTTTTCAGCTGTCAATTTGAAAGAATATGCAAGACTTGTAAAAGAAAAAGCAATTCTAAGACGTTTGGGAGAAGCAGGACGAAAGATTACGGAAATTGCTTATCGAGATGACAGGGACGCGGAAGATATTTTGGATGAAGCGGAATCCATTGTCTTAAAAGTGGATCAACAGAAAAAAGGAAAAGAAATTATCAGTCTTCGGGAAGCTGCTAAAATTGAGTTTGACAGATTGGAACGAATTGAAGCCAATCAAGGAGAAACGGTCGGAGTGACCACAGGATTTTCCGATTTGGATCGAGATACCGGAGGCTGGAATCCCTCTGATTTGGTCATCGTTGCAGCCAGACCGGCAATGGGAAAAACGGCTTTTGCCCTAAATTTGGTATTGAATGCGGCGAAAAAGGGAAATAAAAGTATTTTGGTATTCAGTTTGGAAATGTCAACACAACAATTATATCAACGTTTTATGTCAATTGAAGCAGGAGTGGCTTTGAGTAAAATTCGAAACGGTCATTTGGACAGCAAGGATTGGGGAAGATTAGGAGCGGCAACGGATATTATAGGAAATTACGATATTACAATTGCAGATATTCCGAATGTCAATGTCTTGGAAATTAGAGCCTTAGCTCGAAAAATAAAAAGTAGGCAGGATTTGGATATGATTGTGATTGACTACCTGCAATTGATTCGTGGAAGCAGTGCGAGAAGTGAGAGTAGACAACAGGAAATTTCAGAAATTTCCCGTTCTTTAAAAAGCTTAGCAAGAGAATTGGATATTCCGATTCTTGCACTTTCTCAATTATCTCGTTCTCCCGAATCCAGACCGGATAAAAGACCGATGTTATCTGATTTAAGGGAATCAGGAGCCATCGAGCAAGATGCGGACGTCGTGATTTTCTTATATCGGGATGATTATTACAATCCGGAATCTCCGGATGCCGGAATCACAGAAATTATTATTGGAAAGCAAAGAAATGGACCGACAGCAACGGTCAAATTGCGTTTCTTCCATGAATTGACAAAGTTTGCCAATTTTACCACGAGGGTGGATTAG
- a CDS encoding MotA/TolQ/ExbB proton channel family protein — translation MQFMKIGGLLMWFIFALGVLGLYAILERTVYFMIREKNSIANLNKKLKDMLEKNKIKEAIVHLNSNKSSSARVLQAILIYGYKENKKSLEALEEKGKEVAIQQLRHLERNMWLISVAAHVAPLVGLLGTVTGMIKAFQAVALYGTGDPAVLAKGISEALYTTAGGLFVAIPAMILYNYYNKKIDTIISDMEQSSTELLNYFRR, via the coding sequence ATGCAGTTCATGAAAATTGGAGGACTTTTAATGTGGTTTATTTTTGCATTGGGAGTACTCGGTCTATATGCTATTTTAGAAAGAACCGTATATTTTATGATTCGAGAAAAGAATAGTATTGCAAATTTGAATAAAAAATTAAAAGATATGTTGGAAAAAAATAAAATCAAAGAAGCAATTGTACATTTAAACAGCAATAAATCTTCTTCCGCTCGGGTGTTACAAGCCATTTTAATCTATGGGTATAAAGAAAATAAGAAAAGTTTGGAAGCTTTGGAGGAAAAAGGAAAGGAAGTAGCGATTCAGCAATTACGACATTTGGAGAGAAATATGTGGCTTATTTCCGTAGCGGCTCATGTGGCTCCTTTGGTAGGACTATTGGGAACCGTAACCGGAATGATAAAAGCCTTCCAAGCGGTTGCACTGTATGGAACAGGAGATCCTGCCGTATTGGCGAAAGGAATTTCGGAAGCTTTGTATACGACAGCAGGAGGACTTTTTGTAGCAATTCCGGCAATGATCCTCTATAATTATTATAACAAAAAAATTGACACTATCATAAGCGATATGGAACAATCCAGTACGGAATTATTGAATTACTTCCGACGATAA
- the dnaX gene encoding DNA polymerase III subunit gamma/tau, translating into MYITLYRKYRPSSFQEVAGEQEIVRALKNALKNNQLSQAYLFTGPRGVGKTTIARLIAKSVNCLEPKEDGEACGVCENCTSFQEGSFLDLVEIDAASNRGIDEIRLLKEKINYQPSQGKKKVYIIDEVHMLTKEAFNALLKTLEEPPAHVIFILATTEPDKILPTIISRCQRYDFKTLSLQDMGNQLQYILSRENLEMEEEVKELIYEASGGSMRDAISVLERLIVSSSEKKISLEESEKILGMTPIQKMEQFLHCLLQEEKKTILRELDELWFQSVDMEAFLKDFAKFIKNQIKKEKLEVEKGLFIIKNIYEVLNIFRLEEDKRLVAYVLVEKLQKRESTAVPVEKKKVFLETAKTETSISLAEIQNRWEEIIDKAREEKISMGVYLSTATLHSLEDNVLTLCYEESNLFSKEQMEEKQYSSILLKVLEEEWKQKFKLRVLTVASEEKRENHVTKKILNYFGGEIIS; encoded by the coding sequence ATGTATATTACCTTATATCGAAAATATAGACCTTCGAGTTTTCAGGAGGTTGCAGGGGAACAAGAGATTGTTCGAGCCTTAAAAAATGCTTTAAAAAACAATCAACTTTCACAAGCTTATTTGTTTACAGGTCCCAGAGGGGTTGGAAAAACAACAATAGCAAGATTGATTGCAAAATCCGTGAATTGTTTGGAGCCGAAAGAAGACGGAGAAGCTTGCGGTGTTTGTGAAAATTGTACTTCCTTTCAAGAGGGAAGTTTCTTGGATTTGGTAGAAATTGATGCGGCCTCCAATCGTGGAATTGATGAAATTCGCCTATTGAAAGAGAAAATTAACTATCAACCAAGTCAGGGAAAGAAAAAAGTTTACATCATCGATGAAGTTCATATGCTGACCAAGGAAGCTTTCAATGCTCTCTTAAAAACCTTGGAAGAACCTCCGGCTCATGTGATATTTATCTTAGCTACCACAGAACCGGATAAAATTTTACCGACCATTATTTCGAGATGTCAAAGATATGATTTTAAAACTTTATCTTTACAAGATATGGGAAATCAGTTACAATACATTCTAAGTCGAGAGAACTTGGAAATGGAAGAAGAGGTAAAAGAGCTAATCTATGAAGCTTCCGGCGGGAGTATGAGAGATGCAATTTCCGTTTTGGAAAGATTGATTGTAAGCTCTTCCGAAAAGAAAATTTCGTTGGAAGAGAGTGAAAAAATATTAGGAATGACGCCCATTCAGAAGATGGAACAATTTCTACACTGTCTATTACAGGAGGAAAAGAAGACAATTCTACGAGAATTGGATGAGCTTTGGTTTCAATCCGTGGACATGGAAGCTTTTTTAAAGGATTTTGCAAAATTTATTAAGAATCAAATCAAAAAAGAGAAGTTGGAAGTAGAAAAAGGATTGTTTATCATAAAAAATATTTATGAAGTTCTGAATATTTTTCGTTTAGAAGAGGATAAACGTCTGGTTGCCTATGTTTTAGTGGAAAAATTACAGAAACGCGAGTCGACAGCAGTTCCTGTGGAAAAAAAGAAAGTTTTCTTGGAAACTGCGAAAACGGAAACCTCAATTTCTCTAGCAGAAATTCAAAATCGTTGGGAAGAGATTATAGACAAGGCAAGGGAAGAAAAAATTTCTATGGGAGTATATCTGTCGACAGCAACTTTACATTCTTTAGAGGACAATGTTTTGACCTTATGCTATGAAGAAAGTAATTTATTTTCCAAAGAACAAATGGAAGAGAAACAATATTCTTCTATTTTGTTGAAAGTATTGGAAGAGGAGTGGAAGCAAAAGTTTAAACTACGGGTACTCACAGTTGCGAGTGAGGAAAAACGGGAAAATCATGTTACAAAGAAAATTTTAAACTATTTTGGAGGGGAGATTATTTCATGA
- a CDS encoding energy transducer TonB — translation MKKVDIPCFLLSLGLSFFVLFLLSMTLPKPSEEVETLKIGLIASENNNVFESDGSSSSDATPANVEKPKLPEPPKLEEIEEETEAETKTEEKVEERGEIKKPNLADLKKMISKPKLENPSVNMERFDKKTSSKNGIGIDIDKILSKASGQKGLPSGSRMGVIDGTAVIQWNPSNPEPDFPEIAKKTGKNGSVILLITVNELGEVISVRMEQGSGVPEINEAISKVARTWKVKLVKKGRSVGGTFVLKYSFHLK, via the coding sequence ATGAAAAAAGTAGATATTCCTTGTTTTCTCCTTTCTTTAGGACTTTCTTTTTTCGTTTTATTTTTGTTATCTATGACTTTACCCAAGCCTTCTGAAGAGGTGGAGACATTAAAAATCGGATTGATAGCATCGGAAAATAATAATGTCTTTGAGAGCGATGGAAGCTCCAGTAGCGACGCGACTCCTGCCAATGTGGAAAAACCGAAATTACCGGAACCGCCAAAATTGGAAGAGATAGAGGAGGAAACCGAAGCTGAAACAAAGACAGAGGAGAAAGTGGAAGAGAGGGGAGAAATAAAAAAGCCGAACTTAGCAGATTTAAAGAAAATGATTTCCAAACCGAAATTAGAAAATCCTTCTGTGAATATGGAGCGTTTTGATAAGAAAACTTCTTCAAAAAATGGGATTGGAATCGATATTGACAAAATTTTATCTAAGGCAAGCGGACAAAAAGGACTTCCCAGCGGTTCGAGAATGGGAGTGATAGACGGGACGGCAGTCATTCAATGGAATCCAAGCAATCCGGAACCGGATTTTCCGGAAATTGCTAAAAAGACCGGAAAAAATGGAAGCGTCATTTTGTTGATTACGGTGAATGAATTGGGGGAGGTCATTTCTGTGCGAATGGAGCAAGGAAGCGGAGTTCCGGAAATCAATGAAGCCATTTCCAAAGTGGCAAGAACATGGAAGGTGAAATTGGTAAAAAAAGGAAGATCCGTTGGAGGAACTTTTGTATTAAAATATAGTTTTCATTTAAAATAA
- a CDS encoding biopolymer transporter ExbD, giving the protein MKIERKKRRGAGELALEMTPMIDVVFLLLIFFMLATTFDNKSGIKIDLPKSAIREERAVHKLQIFADKNQNLYLSYEQAGKEKKISVPKEKLQASLEEQLRMTEDKKVVISADKSLSHGYIVELMTAAKGAGAEALNIDTTYQK; this is encoded by the coding sequence ATGAAGATAGAAAGAAAAAAAAGAAGAGGAGCGGGAGAGTTGGCTCTGGAAATGACTCCCATGATAGATGTGGTATTTTTACTCCTAATCTTTTTCATGTTGGCAACGACTTTTGACAATAAGTCAGGAATCAAAATTGATTTGCCGAAATCTGCAATCCGGGAAGAAAGGGCAGTTCATAAATTACAAATTTTCGCAGATAAGAATCAAAATTTATATCTATCCTATGAACAAGCCGGAAAAGAAAAGAAAATTTCTGTTCCTAAGGAGAAATTACAGGCCAGTCTGGAAGAACAACTTCGTATGACGGAAGATAAAAAAGTAGTGATTTCTGCAGACAAAAGTCTTTCTCACGGCTATATTGTGGAATTGATGACTGCAGCAAAAGGAGCAGGAGCCGAAGCTTTGAATATTGATACCACATATCAAAAATAA
- the rplI gene encoding 50S ribosomal protein L9, with protein sequence MAKVQVILTEDVAGQGRKGQIISVSDGYAHNFLIKNKKGILATEEELRKMENRKKKEAQRAEEDRLKAVEVKKALESAKVVIAVKTGENGKLFGAITNKEVSTGIKETFHLDIDRKKIECNIKALGEHIALVRLHTEVKAEVRVVAVAK encoded by the coding sequence ATGGCAAAAGTACAAGTGATTTTAACAGAAGATGTGGCTGGACAAGGAAGAAAAGGGCAAATAATAAGTGTATCGGACGGATATGCCCATAACTTTTTAATCAAGAATAAAAAAGGGATTTTGGCTACCGAAGAAGAATTAAGAAAAATGGAAAACCGAAAGAAAAAAGAAGCACAGAGAGCGGAAGAAGATCGATTAAAGGCAGTGGAAGTGAAAAAAGCTTTGGAATCCGCAAAAGTAGTAATTGCGGTGAAAACAGGAGAAAACGGAAAGTTATTCGGAGCGATTACCAATAAGGAAGTTTCCACGGGAATTAAAGAAACCTTTCATTTAGACATTGATCGAAAGAAAATTGAGTGTAATATCAAAGCTTTGGGAGAACATATTGCCTTGGTTCGACTGCATACGGAAGTTAAGGCGGAAGTAAGAGTAGTAGCAGTCGCGAAATAG
- a CDS encoding sigma-54 dependent transcriptional regulator — translation MILLGFRLDAELKEELSNNFENNLSFADNIVDFMDCVKTKKYEAIVIEEQNLKDDNLMNLIAKVSEFQKKGVIIVLGETSNLKVVAGSIKAGAYDYILKPEENSTIVKSIEKSVKDYKIMAERIDKNRKIGDKLIGRSKEMMELYKMIGKVAGNDVPVLVVGERGTGKTSVAKAIHQLSNVSEEGFLSINCNSFRGELIERKLFGYEIGAFQGANFNQKGILEQEEMKILHLGNVESLSLDMQSKILYLLEEQKFFRLGGQDSIQSKVRIITSTSEDLELRIQQGKFIEELYRKLRVVEIHIPPLRNRKNDIPFIADHYITECNLELNTNIRGMSRPALKKIMRYDWPGNVNELKNAIKSAMTLCRGNSILLEDLPSTVLGEKVMTKAGIGELSLKEWIRQEIQYYKNENSQDYYGQIISKVEKELIHQILEMTNGKKVETAEILGITRNTLRTKMNNYGLE, via the coding sequence ATGATTTTATTGGGGTTTCGATTAGATGCTGAGCTGAAAGAAGAGCTGTCCAACAATTTTGAAAATAACTTGAGTTTTGCAGATAACATTGTTGATTTTATGGATTGTGTGAAAACCAAAAAATATGAAGCAATTGTTATTGAGGAGCAAAATTTGAAGGATGACAATTTGATGAATTTAATCGCAAAGGTTTCGGAGTTTCAAAAGAAAGGGGTCATTATCGTCTTGGGAGAAACTTCCAATCTCAAAGTGGTAGCGGGAAGTATTAAGGCGGGAGCCTACGATTATATCTTGAAACCGGAAGAAAATTCGACAATAGTCAAAAGCATTGAAAAATCTGTCAAAGATTATAAGATCATGGCGGAACGGATTGATAAAAATCGAAAAATCGGAGATAAACTGATTGGACGTAGTAAAGAAATGATGGAACTGTATAAAATGATAGGAAAGGTTGCAGGAAATGATGTTCCCGTTTTGGTAGTGGGAGAACGCGGAACGGGAAAAACCAGTGTTGCTAAGGCAATTCATCAATTGAGTAATGTTTCGGAGGAAGGCTTTTTAAGTATTAACTGCAATTCTTTTCGTGGGGAATTGATAGAAAGAAAGTTGTTCGGCTATGAAATTGGAGCTTTTCAAGGAGCGAATTTTAATCAAAAAGGAATTTTGGAACAGGAAGAAATGAAAATTCTACATTTAGGAAATGTCGAATCTTTGAGTTTGGATATGCAGTCCAAAATTTTATATCTTTTGGAAGAACAAAAATTTTTCCGTTTGGGAGGACAAGATTCCATTCAAAGTAAAGTAAGGATTATTACCAGTACCAGTGAGGACTTGGAACTGAGAATTCAACAAGGAAAGTTTATTGAAGAGCTATATCGAAAATTGAGAGTTGTGGAAATTCATATTCCTCCGTTACGAAATCGAAAAAATGACATTCCTTTTATTGCGGATCATTATATCACGGAATGTAATCTGGAATTAAATACAAACATTCGTGGAATGAGTCGTCCTGCTCTCAAAAAAATTATGCGTTATGACTGGCCCGGCAATGTCAATGAGTTGAAAAATGCGATTAAATCCGCTATGACACTTTGTCGAGGAAATTCTATCTTGTTGGAGGATTTACCAAGCACCGTGTTAGGAGAAAAAGTCATGACGAAGGCAGGAATAGGAGAGCTTTCCTTGAAAGAATGGATACGCCAGGAAATTCAATATTACAAGAATGAAAACTCTCAAGATTATTATGGACAAATTATATCGAAAGTGGAAAAAGAATTGATTCATCAAATTTTAGAAATGACCAATGGAAAAAAGGTGGAAACGGCAGAAATTTTAGGAATTACAAGAAATACCTTGAGAACAAAAATGAATAACTATGGTTTGGAGTAA